The Desulfuromonas versatilis genome has a segment encoding these proteins:
- a CDS encoding SEC-C metal-binding domain-containing protein produces MTDNPSSTEPPSPDELWFKALTLKNGGNAEEARKVVEALRQRIENTASQIKDLILAQTPQSLLGFLWGGLLIGVIKQQKAEEVDRPEHNPENLQVALEYVHAVLSCFVGHPEGKNVLEEEAAKEIVRLSEDLRKSTMFYCMATTEYRGGGEFGEETGHVEFTAKTTWVLIRGHRYQVLEEEFFNYMLAPHNEALLSVYGNGAAEIASGVQDIANSMRDGFEHAYKELDRQREIACEQLLESEAPSAEEAIEAYRKDNPELMTKGYAAIQDLFFGGICNLSKHTQLPEPLLQDLAYERGTNTEFFEPGPLCGTLLRTLPARIKPLVKLDDGYYAPDAQFIRDAAYRAIQRGLLARMPGYKEEWNRRQKALTEGAFADIFRGQLSGAEILTEVYYQDPTTGKWVENDTLILLDDVLLQVEVKAGLGAMHSPATNFKNHVRAIQNLVVNAYRQTRRFLEYLNSAAEVPLFELRNGEYIEVRRIRLSDYRFVVPIGLTVESFSPFAAMCKVLPEVEPILGKQPFISMSIDDLFVLNRFLPTTGELLHYLEVRQVVAGIKQVKLFDEFDHLGAYIQKNRFDFTIQEQLAEGMDGLTWDGFSAEVDRYFEGDRWQNEPPPSQPYPDEVKTLLAALAETRAPGWIKADSSIRNLDMDTREKIAEGINTLAPTLRQHPHRYFALDVDPALLLYMCRDNQPDFNGGIRQAEIVSLSLNQPSVMVICFSYRPDGEINKAQGFTVKRPPMIRADYTELLAKAESMKARIVKNVPASGIVKQAVGGKKIRPNDKCFCGSGRKYKKCHGRK; encoded by the coding sequence ATGACTGACAATCCATCCTCTACAGAGCCACCCTCTCCCGACGAACTCTGGTTCAAGGCCCTCACGCTGAAGAATGGTGGCAATGCAGAAGAGGCCCGAAAAGTCGTTGAGGCCTTACGTCAGCGAATCGAGAACACCGCTTCCCAAATTAAGGATTTGATACTGGCTCAGACGCCGCAGAGCCTGCTTGGCTTTCTATGGGGTGGATTACTGATTGGAGTAATTAAGCAGCAGAAGGCAGAGGAAGTTGATAGACCAGAGCACAACCCTGAAAACCTTCAGGTTGCGCTTGAATATGTACATGCGGTCCTCAGCTGCTTCGTGGGTCACCCTGAAGGAAAGAATGTCCTCGAAGAAGAAGCTGCAAAAGAAATTGTCCGACTCTCAGAAGATCTGAGAAAATCGACCATGTTCTATTGCATGGCGACCACCGAGTACAGGGGTGGCGGAGAATTCGGCGAAGAAACCGGACACGTTGAATTCACTGCAAAAACGACCTGGGTACTCATCAGAGGGCATCGTTATCAGGTACTAGAGGAAGAGTTCTTCAATTACATGCTTGCCCCTCACAATGAAGCTCTTTTGAGCGTCTATGGCAATGGGGCAGCTGAAATTGCTTCAGGCGTTCAGGACATTGCCAATTCAATGCGTGATGGGTTTGAGCACGCCTATAAGGAATTGGACAGACAGAGGGAGATTGCTTGCGAACAATTACTTGAAAGTGAAGCACCCTCGGCTGAAGAAGCCATAGAAGCCTATCGAAAAGACAATCCCGAATTGATGACCAAAGGCTACGCCGCCATTCAAGACCTGTTCTTCGGTGGCATTTGCAACCTGAGCAAACATACGCAATTGCCCGAGCCCCTTCTTCAGGATCTTGCATATGAGCGTGGCACAAATACCGAGTTCTTTGAACCCGGCCCCCTCTGTGGAACGTTGCTTCGAACCCTTCCCGCCCGCATCAAACCCCTGGTTAAACTTGACGATGGCTACTATGCCCCAGACGCTCAATTTATCAGAGACGCAGCCTACCGGGCTATTCAGCGGGGCCTTCTGGCCCGGATGCCTGGATATAAAGAGGAATGGAATCGCCGCCAGAAGGCCCTGACCGAGGGGGCTTTTGCAGATATATTTCGTGGCCAGCTGTCAGGGGCAGAAATTCTGACCGAGGTTTACTACCAGGACCCGACAACGGGCAAGTGGGTTGAGAATGACACGCTGATACTGCTAGACGATGTGCTGCTTCAGGTGGAAGTCAAGGCGGGCCTAGGGGCCATGCATTCGCCTGCAACAAACTTCAAAAACCACGTCAGGGCAATTCAGAATCTTGTCGTCAATGCGTACCGACAAACCAGACGCTTTTTGGAGTATCTGAACTCAGCCGCTGAAGTCCCTCTATTTGAACTTCGGAACGGGGAGTATATCGAAGTTCGCCGTATCCGATTGAGTGATTACCGCTTCGTCGTGCCAATTGGACTTACGGTAGAGTCATTCTCTCCCTTTGCAGCGATGTGCAAAGTGCTCCCCGAGGTCGAACCGATCCTGGGCAAGCAACCCTTCATATCGATGTCGATTGACGATTTGTTCGTGCTCAATCGCTTCCTGCCGACGACCGGAGAACTTCTCCACTATTTGGAGGTCCGACAGGTCGTTGCGGGTATCAAGCAGGTCAAGCTGTTTGATGAGTTCGATCATTTGGGTGCATACATCCAAAAGAACCGCTTTGACTTCACCATCCAAGAACAACTAGCTGAAGGAATGGACGGGCTCACTTGGGACGGGTTCAGTGCCGAGGTCGATAGGTATTTTGAGGGGGACCGGTGGCAGAATGAGCCTCCACCTTCGCAGCCCTATCCTGACGAGGTAAAAACACTTCTCGCCGCACTGGCCGAAACACGCGCACCGGGCTGGATCAAGGCAGATTCAAGTATCCGCAACTTGGATATGGATACACGTGAAAAAATTGCCGAAGGCATCAATACGCTAGCTCCTACCCTCAGGCAACACCCCCACCGCTATTTCGCCCTTGATGTCGATCCGGCGCTATTGTTGTATATGTGTCGTGACAACCAGCCCGACTTCAATGGGGGCATCCGACAAGCTGAGATCGTTTCCCTCTCATTGAATCAACCGAGTGTCATGGTCATTTGCTTTTCATACCGACCAGACGGCGAGATAAACAAGGCGCAAGGCTTTACGGTTAAGCGGCCACCTATGATCAGGGCAGATTACACCGAGTTACTTGCCAAGGCAGAATCTATGAAGGCAAGAATCGTTAAAAATGTTCCTGCCTCTGGGATAGTCAAACAGGCAGTAGGCGGGAAAAAGATTCGGCCCAACGATAAGTGCTTTTGTGGCAGTGGCCGAAAATACAAGAAATGCCACGGGCGAAAATAG
- a CDS encoding Ada metal-binding domain-containing protein, with product MDKTYKLLAADGSTIISPAPGTLGGNSKAKIYGQLSCLAANRALAKGYARHRVFFADERAAIAAGYRPCGSCMRDQYKRWKAGGTPNTPNYPWLVSPA from the coding sequence ATGGACAAAACATACAAGCTTCTTGCCGCTGACGGCAGCACTATCATCAGCCCTGCCCCAGGCACCCTGGGCGGCAACAGCAAAGCTAAAATATACGGCCAGCTTAGCTGCTTAGCGGCCAACCGTGCCTTAGCTAAGGGGTATGCCCGCCATCGGGTATTTTTCGCCGATGAACGAGCCGCCATCGCTGCTGGGTATCGCCCCTGCGGAAGCTGCATGAGGGATCAGTATAAACGGTGGAAAGCTGGCGGGACTCCAAACACTCCAAATTACCCTTGGCTTGTAAGTCCGGCCTAG
- the smpB gene encoding SsrA-binding protein SmpB, translated as MGIKIIATNKKAYHDYFIDEVYEAGIVLTGTEVKSLRLGKVNLKESFCRIKDGEVFINNMNISPYEYGNRENPADPTRMRKLLLHREEIEKLTIKVEQRGLSLVPTKIYFKDSRAKLEIGLGRGKKLHDKRETLKRKQHDRETARAIRDHQK; from the coding sequence ATGGGAATTAAAATCATCGCCACCAACAAGAAGGCCTACCACGACTACTTCATCGACGAGGTCTACGAGGCCGGGATCGTGCTCACCGGCACCGAAGTGAAGTCGTTGCGCCTGGGCAAGGTGAACCTCAAGGAGAGCTTCTGCCGCATCAAGGACGGCGAGGTGTTCATCAACAACATGAACATCAGCCCCTACGAGTACGGCAACCGCGAAAACCCCGCGGACCCGACCCGCATGCGCAAGCTGTTGCTGCACCGCGAAGAGATCGAAAAGCTCACCATCAAGGTCGAGCAGCGCGGCCTCTCGCTGGTGCCGACCAAGATCTACTTCAAGGACAGCCGCGCCAAGCTCGAGATCGGCCTCGGCCGCGGCAAGAAGCTCCACGACAAGCGCGAAACCCTCAAACGCAAACAGCACGACCGCGAAACCGCCCGCGCCATCCGCGATCACCAGAAATAG
- a CDS encoding SoxR reducing system RseC family protein produces MIEEQGTVIELRGKHIAAVLCEKSSFCKNCASMEACQVGTDNKSKVIEAHNSIGAQVGERVRLVTSTKNFLQSSFVLYMVPLIALLVGAVIGNLVGEKLEGVDPNLLSAILGTAFLAGSYMVIKVGSRAIPKENYMPRIVEIIPLDEHLPDDLKNGN; encoded by the coding sequence ATGATCGAGGAACAGGGAACCGTCATCGAGCTTCGCGGCAAGCACATCGCCGCGGTGCTCTGCGAGAAGAGCAGCTTCTGCAAAAACTGCGCATCGATGGAAGCCTGCCAGGTCGGTACTGACAACAAGAGCAAGGTGATCGAAGCGCACAACAGCATCGGCGCCCAGGTCGGCGAGCGGGTTCGGCTGGTCACCAGCACCAAGAACTTCCTGCAGTCCTCCTTCGTGCTGTACATGGTCCCGCTGATCGCCCTGCTGGTCGGTGCGGTGATCGGCAACCTGGTCGGCGAAAAGCTCGAAGGTGTGGATCCCAACCTGCTGTCCGCCATTCTCGGGACCGCCTTTCTGGCCGGCTCATACATGGTCATCAAGGTCGGCAGCCGGGCGATCCCCAAAGAGAACTACATGCCCCGCATCGTGGAAATCATCCCCCTGGACGAACACTTGCCCGACGATCTGAAAAATGGGAATTAA
- a CDS encoding amidohydrolase family protein, with translation MTLYLARFLAPISAPPIEDGALLVRDGRIVAVGTRKEMLAAHGGAEVVDFGDAVLLPPMVNAHTHLELTHFPRWLNEVGEAAEVRSFVDWILRVIRVKRGVEITRFIPSLAEGIRLSLAAGTGAVGDILSYFPARQAYRRSPMAGNLYLETLGRDPLIGRKVLRGIGEILGEVKAGEMLLGISPHSPYSVSADYLEEVLQFGRRRKVPLSVHFAESPDEVDFLQDSAGPVAETLFPYVGWGDMVPPPAHRTPARYIAERGALAAPMLLVHGVQVEPRDMPLLAGSGVTVVLCPRSNANLGVGRAPAAAYRQAGVPLALGTDSLASCDSLSLWDEIAFAADWLQGDLGPHQLLRLATLDGARALRLDHRMGALAEGMEASFQVLRPAAVPRLDDLEAHLCAEGRRGQVEALYLKGREVLQKS, from the coding sequence ATGACTCTTTACCTTGCACGATTTCTAGCCCCCATCAGCGCCCCGCCCATCGAGGATGGGGCGCTGCTGGTTCGCGACGGGCGCATCGTCGCGGTGGGGACCCGCAAGGAGATGCTCGCCGCCCATGGCGGGGCCGAGGTGGTCGATTTCGGGGACGCGGTCCTGCTCCCGCCCATGGTCAACGCCCATACCCACCTGGAGTTGACCCACTTCCCCCGCTGGCTCAACGAAGTGGGCGAGGCCGCCGAGGTGCGCAGCTTTGTCGACTGGATCCTGCGGGTGATCCGGGTCAAGCGCGGCGTGGAGATCACCCGCTTCATCCCCTCGCTGGCCGAGGGGATACGCCTTTCGTTGGCCGCCGGCACCGGGGCGGTGGGGGATATCCTCTCCTACTTTCCCGCCCGGCAGGCCTATCGCCGCTCACCGATGGCGGGCAACCTGTACCTCGAAACCCTGGGTCGCGATCCGCTGATCGGCCGCAAGGTGCTGCGGGGCATCGGCGAAATTCTCGGCGAAGTCAAGGCCGGGGAAATGCTCCTGGGGATCTCGCCCCATTCGCCCTATTCGGTTTCGGCGGACTACCTGGAGGAGGTTCTGCAGTTCGGCCGCCGCCGCAAGGTCCCCCTTTCGGTTCACTTCGCCGAGTCTCCCGACGAGGTCGATTTCCTGCAGGACTCCGCCGGTCCCGTCGCCGAAACCCTCTTTCCCTACGTCGGTTGGGGCGATATGGTGCCGCCACCGGCCCACCGCACTCCGGCCCGCTACATCGCCGAACGCGGCGCACTTGCCGCCCCCATGCTGCTGGTGCACGGGGTGCAGGTCGAGCCCCGCGACATGCCGCTGCTCGCCGGCTCGGGGGTTACCGTGGTGCTTTGTCCCCGCTCCAATGCCAACCTCGGGGTCGGCCGGGCTCCTGCGGCGGCCTACCGGCAGGCCGGCGTACCTCTTGCCTTGGGTACCGACAGCCTGGCCAGCTGCGACTCCCTGTCACTCTGGGACGAGATCGCCTTCGCCGCCGATTGGCTGCAGGGGGACTTGGGGCCGCACCAGCTGCTGCGCCTGGCGACTCTTGACGGGGCCCGGGCCCTGCGGCTTGACCACCGAATGGGAGCCCTGGCGGAAGGCATGGAGGCCAGCTTTCAGGTGCTGCGCCCCGCAGCCGTGCCCCGCTTGGACGACCTGGAAGCCCACCTTTGCGCCGAAGGGCGCAGGGGGCAGGTCGAGGCTCTCTACCTCAAGGGGCGCGAAGTGTTGCAAAAATCCTGA
- the panD gene encoding aspartate 1-decarboxylase: MTRKMLKSKIHRATVTGADLHYEGSITIDPLLMEAADIYENEAVDIWNVTYGTRFQTYAIAGQPGSGTICINGAAARLVSKTDLVIIASWQEMSAEEARGHKPKLVFVNEKNEQVDLERKQENPGQGQLKKAI; the protein is encoded by the coding sequence ATGACCCGCAAAATGCTCAAGTCCAAGATCCACCGCGCCACCGTCACCGGCGCCGACCTGCATTACGAGGGGAGCATCACCATCGACCCCCTGCTCATGGAGGCGGCCGACATCTATGAGAACGAGGCGGTGGACATCTGGAACGTCACCTACGGCACCCGCTTCCAGACCTACGCCATCGCCGGTCAGCCCGGCAGCGGGACCATCTGCATCAACGGCGCCGCCGCCAGGCTGGTTTCCAAAACCGACCTGGTGATTATCGCCAGCTGGCAGGAGATGAGCGCCGAAGAGGCCCGCGGCCACAAGCCGAAACTGGTCTTCGTCAACGAGAAGAACGAGCAGGTGGACCTGGAGCGCAAACAGGAAAACCCCGGCCAGGGCCAGCTCAAGAAAGCCATTTGA
- the panC gene encoding pantoate--beta-alanine ligase translates to MKIITDIQQMQQLCLAARRQGQRISFVPTMGFLHEGHLSLLRAGRERGELLVLSIFVNPTQFGVGEDFESYPRDLSRDAAMAESVGVDLLFAPEARDMYPKGYASYVNVEGLTETLCGASRPGHFRGVTTVVAKLFGIVQPDVALFGRKDFQQLAVIQRMTQDLNLPVEVLGMPIIREADGLAMSSRNSYLSPAERRQALSLSEAIALACRMVAQGEADAGKILQAVRRRIETEPDAVIDYLKICHGRTLEEMAQVTVDSVILLAVKIGKTRLIDNQYLIEEA, encoded by the coding sequence ATGAAAATAATAACCGACATCCAGCAGATGCAGCAGCTCTGCCTGGCCGCCCGGCGGCAGGGGCAGCGGATCAGCTTCGTGCCGACCATGGGCTTTCTTCACGAGGGGCACCTGTCGCTGCTGCGCGCCGGGCGCGAGCGGGGCGAGTTGCTGGTCCTGTCCATCTTCGTCAACCCCACCCAGTTCGGGGTGGGGGAGGATTTCGAATCCTACCCCCGTGACCTGAGCCGCGATGCCGCCATGGCCGAGTCGGTGGGGGTCGACCTGCTGTTCGCCCCCGAGGCCCGCGACATGTACCCCAAGGGGTATGCCAGCTACGTCAATGTCGAGGGGCTGACCGAGACCCTCTGCGGGGCGAGCCGGCCCGGACATTTTCGCGGTGTGACCACCGTGGTGGCCAAGCTCTTCGGCATCGTTCAGCCCGATGTGGCCCTGTTCGGGCGCAAGGATTTCCAGCAGTTGGCCGTTATTCAGCGGATGACCCAGGACCTCAACCTCCCCGTCGAGGTGCTCGGTATGCCGATTATCCGCGAGGCCGACGGGCTGGCGATGAGTTCGCGTAACAGCTACCTTTCGCCCGCCGAGAGGCGCCAGGCCCTGTCGCTCAGCGAGGCAATCGCCCTGGCCTGTCGCATGGTCGCCCAGGGCGAGGCCGATGCCGGGAAAATTCTCCAGGCGGTGCGCCGGCGCATCGAGACCGAGCCCGACGCGGTTATCGACTATCTGAAGATCTGCCATGGGCGCACTCTCGAGGAGATGGCCCAAGTCACTGTCGATTCGGTGATTCTGCTGGCGGTTAAAATCGGCAAAACCCGCCTGATCGACAACCAGTACCTAATCGAGGAGGCCTAG
- the panB gene encoding 3-methyl-2-oxobutanoate hydroxymethyltransferase — protein sequence MKKQKTVLDIQKMKTEGEKIAVLTAYDYPFARLMDLAGIDMILVGDSVGSVVSGYDNTLPVSMEEMIYHTRAVVRGTSGALVVTDMPFLSYQVDRRDARMNAGRLVKEGGAHAVKLEGGTNVADTIRAIVDMDVPVMGHIGLTPQSVHRMGGFRVQGKKEEQADKLLADALAVQQAGAFAMVLEGIPKPLAKRITESVSIPTIGIGAGIHCDGQVLVIHDILGLCEKYSPKFVKKYADVSGIISQGVRDYIREVKEGIFPDDEHSFK from the coding sequence GTGAAAAAGCAGAAGACCGTTCTCGACATCCAGAAGATGAAAACCGAAGGCGAGAAAATCGCCGTCCTGACCGCCTACGACTACCCCTTCGCCCGGCTGATGGACCTGGCCGGCATCGATATGATCCTGGTCGGCGACTCGGTGGGCTCCGTGGTCAGCGGTTACGACAATACCCTGCCGGTGAGCATGGAAGAGATGATCTACCACACCCGCGCCGTGGTGCGGGGCACTTCGGGCGCCCTGGTGGTGACCGACATGCCGTTTCTCTCCTACCAGGTCGACCGGCGCGACGCCCGGATGAATGCCGGGCGGCTGGTCAAGGAGGGCGGGGCCCACGCGGTCAAGCTCGAGGGCGGGACCAACGTCGCCGATACCATCCGCGCCATCGTCGACATGGATGTCCCGGTGATGGGGCACATCGGCCTGACCCCCCAGTCGGTCCATCGCATGGGGGGCTTCCGGGTGCAGGGGAAAAAGGAGGAGCAGGCCGACAAGCTGCTCGCCGACGCCCTGGCGGTGCAGCAGGCCGGCGCCTTCGCCATGGTCCTGGAGGGAATCCCCAAGCCCCTGGCCAAGCGCATCACGGAATCGGTATCTATCCCCACCATCGGCATCGGCGCCGGGATCCACTGTGACGGCCAGGTGCTGGTGATCCACGACATTCTCGGCCTGTGCGAAAAATATTCCCCCAAGTTCGTCAAGAAGTATGCCGACGTTTCCGGCATCATCAGCCAGGGGGTCAGGGATTACATCCGCGAGGTCAAGGAGGGGATTTTCCCCGACGACGAGCATTCCTTCAAATAA
- a CDS encoding flavin reductase family protein, with amino-acid sequence MNKRQLGPCVTFFPQPTTLVSSVDGAGKANLMTASWASIVSKTPPTMAVALNQGRLTYRNIQETGCFVVNMVPASLAVEADYCGLKSGRDEDKIAAAGLNCVPASKVAAPLVAESPLNVECRVSGEVELGEYRLILGEILEIHAAEQAFDAEGRGAAKSFDPLVYLGGIRQYWSLGEKAAEAYRDGVRLFEKK; translated from the coding sequence ATGAACAAACGGCAACTCGGTCCCTGCGTGACTTTCTTCCCCCAGCCGACCACACTGGTTTCCTCCGTCGACGGGGCGGGCAAGGCCAATCTGATGACCGCGTCCTGGGCGAGCATCGTCAGCAAGACTCCGCCGACCATGGCCGTCGCCCTCAACCAGGGCCGGCTGACCTACCGCAACATCCAGGAGACCGGCTGCTTCGTGGTCAATATGGTCCCCGCCTCCCTGGCCGTCGAGGCTGATTACTGCGGGTTGAAATCCGGTCGTGACGAGGACAAGATCGCTGCCGCGGGGCTGAACTGCGTCCCAGCGTCGAAGGTCGCGGCACCCCTGGTGGCCGAATCCCCGCTCAACGTGGAGTGTCGGGTGAGCGGAGAAGTCGAACTGGGTGAATACCGGTTGATCCTCGGCGAAATCCTGGAAATTCACGCGGCGGAACAGGCCTTTGACGCCGAAGGACGCGGCGCTGCCAAATCCTTCGACCCCCTGGTCTACCTGGGGGGGATTCGTCAGTATTGGAGCCTGGGGGAAAAAGCCGCCGAGGCCTACCGCGACGGCGTCCGGTTGTTCGAGAAAAAATAG